The Juglans microcarpa x Juglans regia isolate MS1-56 chromosome 2D, Jm3101_v1.0, whole genome shotgun sequence DNA window ttttgtttttagaaactAGAATTGGACCGAACTGGTTATAAACAAGAACAAACCGGTTCATTTCGATTCAATCGGTCCGACCAGATTTTCAGTTTATTATTACAGTCCTAATTGGACCAAGTATGCGTCCCACCAACAAGTGGTAGATCCACCAAATCCATATCGAAGATGAATTCAAAAAATTCATTCATTGCACAACTTTGACTGGCTTCTCCCAATCTTTTGTTGATGAATCGAGTCATATTGAAAtcaatgtttttaaattttgtttcaatGATAATTCCGGTTTAAGTACTAGAATGGAGTATTTCGATACCAGTACATTTCAGTGTACcgttttaaaattaattatattatatatatttatatggaagaattgactatttataaaatcaatatacattaaaaatcataaacttgagttgacacacaaaaaataaggaaaaaataagagaatagagaaattactaaaaataatgatatttaaaaaaaaaagaacgatgagacatatttaaagttacaaaaaaattaacattataTCAAtaccttttatattttaaaattaattaaataccatctagatttaaaatttacaaaaatgccatacaagcacaagaaaattacaaaactgCCATTAAAAGAGTCTGAAACGAAATAGGGACTGAAATGGCCGAAACGAAATAGGGACTGAAACAAACTAGAATTTAGAGCGAAATAGAACGATGAGGTATAGTATACTGGATACTACATTTAGTCTACACCAGAATGGAAAATTTCGACCGAAAATGGCTAGAATGGAACGTGATTTAAAACTATGATTGAAATCACTACCAATGCACCAAGGTAAGTTCCACCAGCTGCCCAAACCGGCAAGCTCATCCCATAAATCCTTCCTTTTACTATCCGCATTTGGCCCATACACCCCAAAATCATCCACCACATTCTTAAAAGAACATGACACCGTAAAGTTTCCAATGCACTCCTTAATAGAATCAATCATCACCCTCTTATCCCACATAATAAGAATACTTCTAGATGCACTATTGGAGGGAAGGTAAACCCAACTCACAAATGAACAACCACATAAACTAGTAATAATGATACCATCATTCTTAATCCGAATATGCTTATTGGGATCATTATGTCCTCGAATATTCCAAGAAATGAACCTCCTGTAGCTAGCAAAGGAGGTAAGGTGCATAGCAGAGCTGAATCCACCTCCTTCTCCCTATACACCAGTTGAAGGTTACGACTAACCTCCACAGTTTCAATCAGGGTGTAAAAAgactaaggttgtgtttgggtatTGAAATGATCtcagatagtttgtgaatagtagtaaaaaataataaaaaagtaatgatagaatattaaataacagtgaatagtagtgaaaagtatatgaaaagtaataataaaataatgaacagAATACTCCACTACCCAAACTAGCCCTAAGGCTTCTCCCTACAAAACCCCAGACCACTCTCAACACCAACCTCTTCCCCTCGATTAGTTGAAATTCCCCTGAATCAACACAATAGCCACCATACCATTCGGAACAACAAAGTAAAGAAGCTCCCCACAACTTGATACCGAAATATCCTCCACGGAACAGCCACAAACAACAGCCTAACAGTGATGGACAAAAGCATCACTAAccaaagaaaatagagaagggACAGGACCTAAAGAGGGAAGATTAGCTTTGACACCCATGAAAACATGAGAGACCATAGGCACAATTCTTGTCTCCTCCACCTGTGATACATTCGAAAGCCTAgaacaaggagagagagagagagagagagagagagagagagagagagagagagtcgctGCATACCCTTGACATATGAGACTAGAGGGAACAACAAGATAGTATCCTTCTTGACCAATAAGCTTCGATGCACAAATCCTGGCAAAAATTCCTCTTCTTCACTTTTTGGCAAAATTTTCGGTATTGGCGCTCTAACCGAGAGGTCGCCTAACACTAACGACAAAGACAAATTTTGTGGCAAAAATTCTCCTCGTCCACTTTCCAGCACCGGCGCACCAACTGAGAGGTCACCTAACACCAACGATGAAGTCTGTACGGGACTAGATGTTGGCTAGTCTACGACCGGCATTGTAGTGAATGATGAAGGAACCAATCCCAAAACACCCGAAACAATCCTAGTAAGAGGCTTCACCCTCCAAACACAATGTGGGCTTTTTACCAAGCCCGGCCATCAACtttcttctttcccttcttGTCTTCAGACTACTTAAGGCCCACAGGATAGCCTGACCCATGCCCATGCCAACCCAACACAACATGACTTCCGCATTTTCCCTCATGTCCAATAAGACCCTCTGCATGGCTATCAAAAAAGGACCATCATTAACCCCCTGTCGAGCCCCCCTTGGAAAACCAAATGTCTTTCTTGAAGTTAAATTCTGGCTGCACCACCTTCCCACCAGCCACCCCAAGGTCCTCCCGCCGGCCTACcaaacaacaaacaacaaacaaCTATGAGCCTCCAAAGTCAACAATGATTTCGTCAAAACCTCAACAAAAGTCCCCTTCGATCTCGATGCAACGTGAGCACAAGAAGGAACCCTCTGCAAATTTATTATGGCAATGCTGGGCCAACAACACCTGACTCCCATTTCTTCTAGATGAGTAGAACTCGGATGGACCTGCCGGCTCAACGCATGCAACGACCATAGTGATCAGCTAGTCCACAGCGAGTAAATTGATAGTGATGTACTTAGTAACCTTGCGGCGTCTCTCCGTAATCTGCCACCACTGCTCATTCTCATGTTGAAActcaaaaatcttaaaatcaaCGAGAAGCTTCCATTTCGAAACCATCACAAAACCCAAGTTACAAAATTAATGCTGCCAttcaaaaatgtaaaagaataCATACTGTAGAAAGTTCAAATCGTCTTCAGTGATTAAGCAGGGTTCATGGTCCGATTCTGGTTTAGTCTGTACATCGAAATTCTACACGCCATATAAATATCAAACTAACATGAAAGATCCTTACAGCAACGATAaggcaatttctttttttagaaaaaaaaaatgaatcaataAAGGACAATAGATGATAAGATAACACCAGTAACTCCTAAGAGTTTTGGTGTTGTTGAGGAACAGCAAACGCTCTACATTAAAAGGATTTGAGATCTTATGCGTTTACAGcagggaaaagaaagaaagaacaaaaaatgttaCAATATACATACAAAACACCACTTTATGAGACTCCCTCATAAGTGCTATACATTTTCCTCCACACATTCGAACAGAAACACTTCCCACAGCTTGACAGGAAGAGTGCAAAGACAGATTGTAACCAACAGCCTCATTTCCATTTCACGGGCTAGATTCTCTGTACTTATTATTTCATTAGTACCGCTTCTCTCCACATTGtaattgcttttaaaaaaaaagacacataCTTATCGAAGTTTCATCTGAAATACTCTGTTGTACCAAATTGAATGAAGAGTCATGTGGAAGAGATCATATTTCAAGGGCCTAGCATGCCAGAGAAAATGCTTCTGAACCTTCCTGACCCCCAATTGCATCTCAAGATACTTCTCTTTGGGTATTGAAAGGAGTATGTCTTTCAAGTTGGGAATGTCTTTCTCCGCAACAATTAATGAGAATGCCCCCCAATTCAAAACCTCAAAAAATGGTGGCACAAAGTTGTCAGATATGATCACAGGTACACACTCATAAAAGATAGCTTCTACCACACGTGGGCTGTTCACCTCATAACCCTTGGGGCAGATGCAGTATTTGCTGCTTTTCATGTGCTGGATGTAATTCATTTTGCTGGCAACACCAGGAGGCATTGGACCAAAGATCTTCATACTAGGGTTTTTGTCCTTCCAGTGCTTCAGCAAGATAGGGCGTAAATAACCATGCATATTCCCGGCATAGAAGGCAAGAATGTGCCTCTGAGACGGAGGTTTTCCTCCAAGATCCCTAAGAGGATTTCTGGCAGACCGGACATATGTTTCTGGAAGAGACACGTCCCTTCCAATTTTGAAGCCTGCAGTCACATCAGCATTGCAAAGAGCTTTTATGCAACGTTCCATATGGTGCCTTGTCTCATATGGAGCCTGAGTGTCAAATGAATAGTATCAAATATGTGTGCAAACAGTTTTTAAACTGATGTCAAATACGAATGAAGCAGGTTAATGTGAGTTAACTTTAGTTACACAATGGTGCCATAACTTGCCATTTGATATGCTATACTTAGTCATTTTGAACAAAGTTCATAGGAGCAGAACCTCACATTTAAATGACTAAAGCATCATCAAGGCTGTGGTGTGGTATTGACATGGACCAATGCGATAGAAGATAGTTAACAGAATCTGTCAGTCAAGTTTTGAGAACTTACACCCACttctaaatgaaaaatgatagagttactactTGTATACAACTTTAGCACAAGAGTGAAAGCAAGACATGAAAGATGCATTGCAAGCATACCCAGTCATGACAGGCAACAAGAAAATGATCCGCACCACCAGTTCTATTCCAGTAACGATATTTTGCTGCAATTTTCTCTGTGTAGTCCTTCAAATACTGGCGTAGGTTTGTCCGGTTATGAGAGTTGCGTACATAAAGGGTGTACTCTAGCATCCGGGAACTAAATGGCATATAAAACAGGTGAGCCTTTCGAGGGTccttcacaacaaaatggtTATTTCCCTCCATCAACTTCATGAACCATCCTTCCGAGGCATATAATCCCTTGAGTATTGGTTGATGAAAGATGGGTTTACTCCCATCTCTGTAGACATAAACTTTGAGTGTGCGTTCCATGAGTTTGTAACTCCTGAAAAAGCAGCCAAATCgaagtttgaaaaatgaaatgtttatttttttcaaaagatcaaGACCATCACCAGCAGGCTTAGTTTGTGTCCAAAAGACCAGCATTAAGACTTAAGCACAAATATAGAAAGGGTGTCGAAATACGCTTGCCGTTCTTATCTTTGATTATGGTGTATATATGATTGGCTAGTATAGTTCTCTGGGTGTTTGTGCTCAAAAGATATATCCACCATAGTAAAGGGCTAAGGTAGTTGTCCTTACACGTCATGCAAGGAAGTAGAGCTGGTCGAGAACCcatttatgaaaatgaaaatgatcttTCAACCTTAAAAGatttataaatcatctaatGTATATAAGGCTTACTTTGTAAACATGGAAACATTTCGAAAGAGAGGAGCATGAAGTTCTGGATCATTTATTGCAACAGGTGCTTGCTCAATCTGAGACTTTGCAGCTAGAATTTCCTGGTCGCGTACAGAAGACCATCGTGGTCTCTACAAAACCAATTAGAAGAAGTTAATGTTCTCAGCATAAAACTAAAGTGTGTGAAAGTTTCGCTTAGATAGAAATCACAAATATTTGTACCATTGAACGTGAAGAAGCACGGTGCCGCACTAGTATGCTGTTCATCTCATGTAGATATGTTATTGACTTTGGCGGCATGTTgcacctcatcttcttctttccaGAGCTAGTCAACATCACagaatcattttttaaagtcaCTATATCACTTTGCAGGGCAGAAGAACCGGCAGAAGAGGTTGCATTTGACATCACATTTTCAAGATGAGTGAGGGTGATTGATGAAGTTTTCTTGGGTAGTTCCAGATGGGGGGATTGGGTAGTTGTATCTATACCATTGGATTTTTCTGTTTTGAAACGCATATTCTCTTCGGGATTTTTTTCCATAGAAACTCCATCACTCAATTTCAAAATGTCTTCTTGAGGGATGCTATGCCTACCGTCACTAGCCTCATCAAAAGAACTATTTCCCTTATTTCTAACTCTCTCCAAATTCTCCTTCATATGTTCAACATTTTCAGATGGAGAGCCAGTATTTAGATTTCTATACACAACAAGTTCAAAACCATGTTCTGCATCATTGTCCTTTCCCTTTGATCTACCGCCATCCCCAATTGCTACTCCAACATCCTCATTTTTCGCCACCCCAACTGACATCGAATCATTAAACTCTGACATATGTACTGTCAGCGGGTTACGAACAATCACAGACTTGGCAACAGAATGTACAGCCAGGACGTTACTTTCAGCACGTACCGGAACCTCACCCTCCGGCAACAGAGACCGGAGAGCATTCTCGAAAGGAAGCAGAAGGGACTGAAATAATAGGTAAGTAACAGCCACAGCACCCAACATGAAAACCCATCTCCGCTTTTCCATTTGACACACCTTATAAAACCGAAATATGTACCCCCATTCGAGGAAATAAACCCACGGGCCAAATAAGTGTAGGAAACTACTCGATCATCGTTTGAAAGAATTTTTCCAgatattcaatttcttttgcCCAATGATGCTTAAATTCCCGGATCATTAACATTCaaccacaaaaagaaaaagaaaaaaagtcaaaattatttagaaaataaaaaatcctccATAGAATAAACCCACATAAGAATTGCAGCAGTAGCTCTAGCTGTATTTACTGTTCAACTTCTACAATGCAGTGATAGATCACCCAAAAAACTTTGCTTTTATGGATCAAGAGAATATAAGGGCCTAAAAAAACCCTCTGTGTTTGAGAAATACTATAATATAGCAAGCAAGCACGAACAGTGGATTATCATTAGACGGAGgtgaaagaagaaaacattGTTTGATTCCCGAGAATATAAGAGTAAACCAAAGGGAAAAAGAACAAACCTGCAGTAAACTGGAGAGTGCAATTGGGAAAAAGACTCCGAGAAGTTCAAGTTTTCCTCGGTTCTCTCGGAGAACCCAACAGAGCAGAGAATCGTAAGCTTTAGCTTTGCCgttaaaaatacaaaagttgaaaagaaagaaaacaatggATTTGActagaaatggaagaaaaaggaagaagacattgctattTGATACACAGCAGCCAGATTCGTAAATGCATGTTGTAATAAAATAACACTAATAATTTAAGAGTCTGGCACTGTGTCTGTAACGCcatcattattatattttttttgtctgaACAGGGAACCGCAATTATTGTCGggttaaaaggaaaaaaaaaaaaaaaaaaccaataccattcttctaattttaaaattctaaagcCCCGTTTTCACGTACGGTCTCGGTCTGAATCCCTATCTCATTCCATCCAAacgttatttaaatataaacgttttttaattttaaatgtttgaatttttaattttttcatcgaattactatttattataatttttttaaaatttttaaacagaataaaaaataataatttaattttttaaaatttcaatataaaaaatatattttaataatatttttatttaatttttaatcttccaCCTCTcaaaatcttattaaatatttcattcaaattattttattattatttatattaattaaatataaatagtaataaaattaggTAAGCAAATGAGACATGTCattttttacttctttcttTCGTTACTTTATCCTtttaatatgtatatttaatttattaaacctataaatatttaaaatttattgaaaaagtttagtgatatttgatatattatttttattttttaataaaaataattttataatttgatatatctataaaaaaaaaattaaaaaaattattcaaaattaaatacGTGACGACAAATCCAGGTGCAGGCTTCACATAAATTGTCATGACCAATGACCACGCCTCAGTGACTGACTGAAATTGAACGATTTGAATAACGAATCCTTTCTATTATTTGGACCGTAGTGCCAAATCGATATCCACTCGAAGTTAAAAATGACAATTAAGGAAAAATCGAAGAGCTAGCAGGATGACGATGGAAACTTCAGCTTTTTCATGATGAGTACTAATTTTGAGATTGGATAACTTTCgatatcaaaattaataaatatttttaaaaaagtatagcAAATAAGTAAGTAAGTCTATGAATTAGATAGAGTATTCTCGTACctaaaatctattatttataCTACAGGTTCGAAGAGCAGATCTTACCTGCTTTCGTGAAGTTCGTGTTCCTCGTAATATTCCTTTTGTCAGTATCTTTAAATGCGGCGTAGCTCTACAACGATATCATTAATGCAGCGTGTTGTCCGAGTTGCGGAACCATTAATGTGACGCGATTCTCCAACCTCCTCCTCTCAATCTGCCTACACTCTAGttcattcatgcattctctGTCAATAGATCAACGGTTCCTCGAATATCACGCCTACCATGCGGGCGGGCACTCGAGGATTGGACACTACTCGAGGGGTCCTCAGATCGACAAGTCTCATCCTCTGCAGCAGCATCCCTCCTATAGGTCATGTACAAAGGAACCTCCTAGTAGGCCAGGTTAATAGTTTTCTGCTTCGAACCGGGCTTGATAGGGCCTCTTAGGCCTTATGGGGAAAATCCTCTTACAATTATCCCACTAATTCTCACCGGACAAGTATGGTGGGAATTTATCACGATTCAATCTCGCCTTCTTATCAAGGTTAGAACTCTATTTAGATATTCTGAGGTCTGGGAGGCTTCTGCGGATTGACATTTTTGACGACTTTTTTAATCTTCCATGATGGGCTCACATTTTCATGATATCCTTTTAACCTCATTAATGAAGAGTGTTAGACGGCTTTTCATGTTTGTGTCACTTCGTAAACCACATTCCCCGAATCCGAAACGGCAAGTATCCGTTTTGCCATGGTGCAGGAGAGTCTAACCGTCACATTCCTTTTATAAAACGTGGGAGTGGGACCTGTTTTCCGCCCACTGCGTTGTGATTATCCCATTATTTTGGAGGCGAGCTTTGTTGGAATCCTTCCCGGATGATGCGGACCTTACCGATCATGAGTTTCTTCTTGCCCATAAGGTGAAATGTCTAAAGGGAATGTATGCAGCTTTAAGGCATCCCACACTCTAGTTACCTTGGAGTCGCGATACAGCAAAGTAAAGACTGGTCTCCCAAATTCTTCTTCGTGTCTAGCCCCTGATGGGAGTTTCTGGTAGACCAGGTAAACTGCCGAGAGTTTCCAATACGGACAGACTGGGGAAAAGTTCTGGAAGACAAGGTTGTGCATCCAGCAGCCACCCCTTACGAAGCGAAGCACATCGCGATTGTGCGGGAATGGATGTAGAACCATCCCGATAGTTTGTTTTCCAAGATCCTCCTTTTCGAGAAGAGTTTGAGGAGCTCTCTGCCTCCCCTGGAACATCTTCCCTTTGATAATAGGTCAGTTACTATGCGACTCCAAGTTGTTTTGTTCGGAAGCGTTCCTTGGAACTTCCTCTGCCAGACAGGGGGAAGAAAGTTTGTCGAGAGACTATTTAGGCCAAGGATAGATCCATTCCCGTGGTACAAGACCCCTTAACGTGGGGAATACCTACCTTAAAGGCCAGCTCCCATTACTATGGTTGTTCCAGCGTCGGTTACAGCTAGCGAGTTGGCAAGCAACTTTCTCATGGCGCCTCTTCCAGTGGTGATTGTTGAGGAGTCTGGGGGCGAGGTCGAGATGGACGCCTCCTCCAGAGTGTTTTCGCGTCTACTGCTCCTGATAAGGGACAACATTATTCTTCATAAATCTATTTTCCTTCTTCATCTCATTCGGTCGTCAAGAGCAACTCTATTGAGGCGGCTGATTAAGGGGTGGAGACTACTTCTAGCAACCGTGCGGAGGCAGAAGATTATACAAGAGGTAGGTTCCTTCCAAACGTTGCAATCTTTAGGGGTTCGAAGAGTCCTGCTGCAGATTCTTCTGTCTAGGCCGTACTCCCAGAGAAAGGGAGTTCATTTGTACATATTCCAACCGATGATGGTCCGAGAAGTCCAGCCATCGATCCACTCGTCCAGGTGGAGTTCCTTGAAGGTGGCGGCTCCTTAAGTGATACAACTGGTGAGGTTCCGCATGATGAACCACTCACCCTGGCCGAGTATCCAATGGGGGACAACTCTTTTTCGATTGACACGATCGGCCCCCATTCGGGGGGTTTGAGCAGGGGCCTGCCTGCTCCCTCTGAAGTCTCTGCGGGATTGCGTGAATTTACAGGCCTTGAGGAGGCCCTTCCTTCTTTGTCTCGGCAGGCCATGGAAGGGAGCAGAAAGGAAGCCATTGGTTAGGTTGTTGAGTACTTATCAGGCTTTTTCCACGAGGTTTGACCGCTTCTTTCCCaccttttacttttttctcttttcctttttcttagtCTTTTCTTTATGTCGCCAAGGCACTTCTCAGTTTGCGGCATTCATCATGGATGATCAAGAGGTCGTCGTTTAGGAGAACTTAGACCATGCTCATGACGAAAAGGAGGAGAGGTAATAGCTGAAGTGCGACCTCAAGAGGATAAGACTCGACCTATGGATGAGCGCAAAGAATGAAGAAGTTGGAGCGTCGTTAGCAGAAGCACAAGAAGAAGTGGGAAGAGGAGAAAACTTGATTGGAGCAGCTTAACCAAAATCTTCAAGGCAATTTATCCCGAGTGCGGGAGCAGAAGGGCAGGTTGGAACAGCGGAACCAAAGCCTTCAGGATGCCACCCTCTCCCTACAAGGGCGGCTGAGGTGGTTCCCAAAACTTCACGAAAAGGCGTGGGGATGCGGGGTTGTTGAAGGCCACAGATCAATGTGGGCATTCCTTCTGGAGAGTCCGAAGCTACGTTAAAGATAATTCACCAAGTACCTTCAGCGGCTTGCGCTTTCCAAAATTCCCACTAATGAGGCATCCTTTCAAACCAACCGCGACCTGGGAAGGAAAGAGATGCCGAATGATTTCCCTGGTCCAGTCACACCTGC harbors:
- the LOC121251102 gene encoding LOW QUALITY PROTEIN: uncharacterized protein LOC121251102 (The sequence of the model RefSeq protein was modified relative to this genomic sequence to represent the inferred CDS: deleted 1 base in 1 codon); this translates as MKSHVEEIIFQGPSMPEKMLLNLPDPQLHLKIFSLGIERSMSFKLGMSFSATINENAPQFKTSKNGGTKLSDMITGTHS
- the LOC121249479 gene encoding probable glycosyltransferase At5g25310; amino-acid sequence: MSEFNDSMSVGVAKNEDVGVAIGDGGRSKGKDNDAEHGFELVVYRNLNTGSPSENVEHMKENLERVRNKGNSSFDEASDGRHSIPQEDILKLSDGVSMEKNPEENMRFKTEKSNGIDTTTQSPHLELPKKTSSITLTHLENVMSNATSSAGSSALQSDIVTLKNDSVMLTSSGKKKMRCNMPPKSITYLHEMNSILVRHRASSRSMRPRWSSVRDQEILAAKSQIEQAPVAINDPELHAPLFRNVSMFTKSYKLMERTLKVYVYRDGSKPIFHQPILKGLYASEGWFMKLMEGNNHFVVKDPRKAHLFYMPFSSRMLEYTLYVRNSHNRTNLRQYLKDYTEKIAAKYRYWNRTGGADHFLVACHDWAPYETRHHMERCIKALCNADVTAGFKIGRDVSLPETYVRSARNPLRDLGGKPPSQRHILAFYAGNMHAK